One Chlamydiales bacterium genomic window, GCAACTTCTTCTTTTGATAGTGTAGACGAAACATCTAATGAACTTTGGAAGACTCTTTGTCAAAATATTGCGGATTTCAATGAAGAAGACCGGTTTGTGGCGATTCCTGGGTTTCAATATCGAGGAGAACCTGGGAAAGAGGGGTTAAGAGAAATTCTCTATTATAAAGATAATAAATCTATCTTACGCCAAAAAGAGCTAAAAAATTCTTCTTTAGAAAAAATCTATAAAACCTTCACAACAAAAGATATTCTTTCCATTCCTACTTTTACTATGGGAGAAGGGAACCATTTTGATTTCAAAGAATTTAACCAAGATTTTGAACGGGTTGTGGAAATCTATAATGCATGGGGAAGCTCAGAAGAAATGGCTTCTACTCATCCCATTACAGGTCAGGTTGAGGCAAATCCTCAAGGTTCTATTATTGAAGCACTCAAGAAAAATTTGCGTTTTGGCTTTGTTGCAGGAGGATTAGATGATCGTGGAATATATAGCGAATTCTACCATAGTGAACAATTGCAGTATAATCCAGGTTTAACAGCAATTATTTGTGAAAAATATACACGTGAATCGATCTTAGAGGCCTTAGCTAAACGCAATTGCTATGCTACAACAGGAGCACGCATAATTGTAGGTTTTTACATAGCAGGTCATCCTATGGGATCAGAGCTAAGCAGTCATCTTAAACCTGGTTTAATGGTCAATAGACATCTTTCAGGTTATGTTGCTGGAACTGACAAGATTAAATTAATTGAAATTATTCGTAATGGAAAAGTGATGCATACTTTTCAACCAAAAGACTATCATTATGATTACCAATTCGATGATATGGAACCATTAGATAAAATCACTCTTGATGGAAAAGAGAAGAATCCTTTTGTCTTTTACTATTTAAGGGTCACTCAAGAAAATAAACATATTGCTTGGAGCTCTCCAATTTGGATTGATTATTCAATAAAGATCGTCAATAAAACCAACCAAAAATGAATAATTCTCTTTCTCTTACAATAGTGATTTCAATTATTTTAATGGGATGTGTAGTATTTGGATTAGGAATTGGATTGTTTTTCACAGGCAAATCAAAGCTAAATCGAGGATGTGGTAGACCTCAAGAAGATAAGAAAAATGGTCGTTCATGCTCTATCTGTCAAAATGAAAAAGATGTATGTAAAAAAAACAAATAACCAAACCCTACATCGTATTCTAGATAAAGTCTGTCATCAGGAACGTCTGACTCCTGAAGAAGCACTTTCTTTGCTAAAAACAACTCATCCTGATGAACTGGAATGCATTCGCTCAATGGCAGACAAGGTAAGAGAAGAAAAAGTAGGTCATGTTGTCACTTTTGCTTCGACTCTCTATATCCATCCTACAAATCTATGTGAACTTAATTGTCCTCTTTGTTCATTTTATGCAAAGCCAGGATGGAAAAAAGCCTGGTTTCTTACACCTGCAGATATTCAAAAAAAAATTCAAATGAATCTCAATCAAGGGCTAACAGAAATTCATATAGTTGGAGGTTTGTGGCGCGAATGTAACTTGGATTATTATGAGGAGGTATTTAAACAGATCAAAACACTTGATCCTAATCTCCATATTAAAGCATTAACTCCAGTCGAATATGATTTTTTATCAAAACTTCATCATATTTCTATTCAAGAAGTCTTCAAAAAAATGATGAGTTGGGGGTTAGGCTCTCTTCCAGGTGGTGGAGCAGAAATTTTGGTTGAGGAGATTAGAAAGAAGATTGCCCCAGGGAAAATCACTTCCGATGAATATCTCGCAATTCATAAGCAAGCTCACTTGCTTGGTTTACACTCAAATATTACTATGCTTTTTGGACATCTTGAAACCTATGAGCATATTGTGACTCACTTAACTAAAGTGCGTGATCTTCAAGATGATACAAATGGTTTTCGTGCATTTATTCCCTTAAAATTTGGAGAAGAAAATAATGCACTTGGAAAAAGAAAAAATGCACTGAAAAATAAAAATACTCCCCTAATCTATGCTGTTTCTCGTCTATTTTTAGATAATATCCCTCATCTAAAAATTCTTTGGAATTATATTGGAATAAAAGATGCGTTAGAAATTCTCAGATGGGGTGGAAATGATCTCTCTTCCACAAATACAGAGGAAAAAATCATTGCCATGGCTGGAGGTTCGAATTTGATTATGAATAAAGAGACAATGGCAAGTTTAATTCTTAAAGCAGGAAGAACTCCTCTTTTAACTCATTCAGGTTCTATGTAAATGGTGCATCTTGGAATAGTGAGTTATATCAATGCTCTGCCCTTTTATCTTCCTTTTAAATTGGGAGTACTGAAGACAACACACACTTTTGAGTATGGAATTCCCACAATTTTAAATGACTATTTACGTACAGAAAAAATCGAAGCAGCTCTGACTAGTTCCATTGAATATTTACAAGGTTCTTACCAACTGGCTCCTGATCTTTGCATTGCAACGTATCAAGAATCTTTAAGTGTCAATCTCTATTTACGAGGCAAATTAGAAGGAGGATCTATCGGTTTGACCCATCAGAGTGCGACTTCTGTGATTTTATTAAAAATTCTATGCCGTCACTTTTGGAATGTCACCCCTCAGTTTTTTCCTCTTATAAAAGGTAAGAGTTATGATGGAATCCTGATGATTGGAGATGATGCGCTTAAACGTTTAACCATTCCTCATCATAAAACAATTGATCTAGCAACTGCTTGGTATCAAATGACAGGCTTACCTTTTGTCTTTGCAGTCATTGCCATAAGAAAAGGAGTACTCTTTGATAGCAAAGAACTTCGACAAGCATTAGAATGGAGCAAGATCCACCGTCAACATCTAGTTGAGGTGGCCTATCACCAGACACAATTACCCAAATTGCTTATTAATCATTATTATGACAGTTTCCATTACCAACTCAAAGAAAGAGAACTTGAAGGGCTCGATCTGTTTAAAAAACTAAAAGAAGATGTATCATAAATCCAAACCTGAATCTATTCAGGCTATGTTTGCCAGTATTGCTAAAAATTATGACTATGCAAATACGATTTTCTCATTTGGTTGTCATAAAATGTGGAATAGAAAATTAATTCAATCGGTGACTCAGGCAAATATTTTGCTGGATCTATGTTCTGGAACTGGTGAAATTGGATTAGGTTTTTTAGCAAAGAGTCAAAATAGCCAAGCTATTCTCTTAGACTTTTGTCCTGAAATGTTAGAAATTGCAAAAGAAAAAGGAAGTGCATTCCAAAAACGTTATCGCCTTATTGAAGGAGATGCCCAAGATATTCCCCTAGAAACAGATTCAGTTGATGCTGTGACAATAGCTTATGGTATCCGTAATGTGCAAAATCCTACACAATGTTTTAAAGAGGTCATTCGTGTTTTAAAACCAGAAGGATGCTTTGCAATTTTAGAGTTAACTCGACCAAGTTCTCCTTTCTTACGTTTTGCACATAAAATTTATTTGAAATTTTTCCTTCCTTTTTTAGGTAAATGTATAGCTAAAAATATTTATGCTTATCGCTATCTCTCTAAAAGTATAGAGAATTTTGCCTCGTGCAATGAACTAGAAGGACAACTAAGAGATACAGGATTCAGGAAAGTAAAAATTATTCCTCTTATGGGAGGTTTAGCCACCTTATTTATCTCGACTCTTCACAAAAAAAATCCTAGACATATTTCAAAAAAATAGCCATCATCAGGGGGTTTTCATAGTTTATGAAATGAGTGAAAGATTTTTATGTCATCAAACCCTGTAACGCAACTTTCTTTTTATTTAAAAGACTCATACTTAGTTCCATCAAGTTGTTTAGAAGAAAGTCGTTTAGAAGACGAACAAGCTCTTGAAATAGAAAAACAAAAGATTACAAAACTTGTTCTCGCGACACTCCATGAAAATAGGAAATTGCAAAAAGAACTGATAGAAGATAGGAATAGTGATCTAGAAAGTCTCATTGCTCTCAATCTGATTGATCAATTAGTCTCGCCTCCTCTGTTTTTTCCTTATTATCATCGAGGTGTAGGAGCCGCCGTTAGAGGACAAAATGATTGTGAGGCTACACTTCTTATCTTTGCTATCATGATTTTATTTTCTATTTTTTCTTTCTCTATTTATGCCACAATTAAACAAGGACGAGCAATTTGTAAGACGCGAAAAGAGATTAGAGAAATTAACACAATATGTCTAAATACCAAATGCGAAAAGATAAAAAAGATTTGTCATCTACTGATTCTTCAAAAGAGTCAATCCCTTAAGGATAAAACTGTAGCAACCACCTTTACTTCTATAATCATCCCCGCATCTGTTTTCTTGATGGTTTCAGCCATTTTGGCTCTTACTTCTCTGTATTATAGATCCCCTTTAAACTCTGCTGCAGTTCCTTTAGCAATTGCTGGAGGAGCTTTTAGTTTCTGTTCTCTATCTGGCCACCTTGTGCGCCTTGTGATTTTCAAATCACAAGAGCGACAAAGGATCCAGACTTTGACAGAAATCTATCAAAAAACGGTACAACTAAAAGCACTTCACCCCTACTCTATCCTTAGTAGCTTAAATGCTAGTAAGGCTATTTTAGAGATTGAATACAAGATTTATGTGAAAAATGGCCACCATTTTTCAACTGCACCTGCATCATCCCATTTGCCTGAATATCAAAAATATTCTCTATCTCCTCCTGCCTGTTAAAGAAACCCCTATCTCAATACTTCTTGATAAAAATCCTAAAGATTCATATCGACTTCAGCTTATAGTTGACAGTAAAAATGGATCGTAAAAAACTTTTCTTTGAATTTTTCCAAAACGATGAATTAGAGAATAAATTATGAAAAAAATATAAATTCACCTAGACGTGAACGAAATCAAAAAGTATTTTTAGAGTTGGCCATCAATTTTTAATGAAAACAAAAGATGAACCATCCATTCATGAGATTACTGGACGATTTAACAATAGAAAAAAAAATCATTCTTACTTTTATATTCGCAATCTTAAATCTTTGTAGTTCAATCATATTTGCTTCCTATCCAATAGAGGTGTCTGGGCAAATGCTCTATCTTCTTCATCGAGGGAAAACAGCATTAGCTTTTGAAAACTATCTTAAATATGCAAAAGCAAATGGAGAACATGATTTTGCTCTTTTACAACAAGCTGGCATAAGCCTGCTTGAAGAAGGCATTGAATCTGATGACCTAGAAACACAATTGATGTGCATGTTTGGTGCTGGGATCGCTAATTCTTCTGATCTTTTTCATATCCTTGAGAAAGGCATTCATGCTAAAGAGCCACGAATTCAGCTTATCGCTTTAAGTTACTTAGGAAAACAAAATGATGATCGAGCAGATGAGCTTCTTTTAGAAGCGCTTTCATCTCCTTTTCTTCTTACAAAACTTGAGGGGTGCTACCAACTTGCCAAAAAAAATCATCCCTCCGTTTTAATGCACATGCAGTCACTGATGGTAAAAATTCCTGATTTTGTCCGATCCCTCTTTCCACAAATTATTATTCACTTAGATGGAAAAGAAGCGAATCAGTATCTAAAACAACTACTTTCAGATGCAAATATTGAAGTACGTATTGAAGCAATTTTAGCTATTGCAAGAATGAGACGCGATGACTTTCTTCCTCAAATTCGCCACCTTGCTTCACAAACTCACCATGCTCAACAAGAAGCCTGTCTTCTTGCATTAGGTGCACTGCAAGATACTCTATCCATTCCTTTGCTTAAAAACTGCTTACAAAGTTACCGAAAAGAGGTACGGCTTGCTGCTGCAGTAGCTCTCTATGAAATAGGTGATTGTGAGGCTTTAAAACTCATTGAAGAGATGGCACGTTTAGGTGATCTATTTGCTATTACATCACTTGGCATAATCAAAGAGGGAAGACAAGTTCTACATGATATGACCTCTCATGTGGATCGAGA contains:
- a CDS encoding DUF3604 domain-containing protein, giving the protein MRRSICYSEPQIARSGQTSTWKFQYTTANSLPEGTRLKFDILSQGRDIDWEVPSVNLEEEANVIYLELENGQIVQFEEVENPNMIVPQFTCVLPKSMKIGQKFTIFIGAPPTAHKDSSDCGNECQLTIQRRRPFYLYIDPKGKGNYEDPEIFTIDIRGNKLHTIKILTPSFVVKNKRFDITVRFEDEFGNLTNFAPTETLIELSYEHLRENLNWKLFVPEAGFVTLPNLYFNEAGVYRIQLKNLHNNHIYTSPPIKCFAENSDHLFWGLLHGESERVDSTENIENCLRHFRDEKAFNFFATSSFDSVDETSNELWKTLCQNIADFNEEDRFVAIPGFQYRGEPGKEGLREILYYKDNKSILRQKELKNSSLEKIYKTFTTKDILSIPTFTMGEGNHFDFKEFNQDFERVVEIYNAWGSSEEMASTHPITGQVEANPQGSIIEALKKNLRFGFVAGGLDDRGIYSEFYHSEQLQYNPGLTAIICEKYTRESILEALAKRNCYATTGARIIVGFYIAGHPMGSELSSHLKPGLMVNRHLSGYVAGTDKIKLIEIIRNGKVMHTFQPKDYHYDYQFDDMEPLDKITLDGKEKNPFVFYYLRVTQENKHIAWSSPIWIDYSIKIVNKTNQK
- a CDS encoding CofH family radical SAM protein — encoded protein: MYVKKTNNQTLHRILDKVCHQERLTPEEALSLLKTTHPDELECIRSMADKVREEKVGHVVTFASTLYIHPTNLCELNCPLCSFYAKPGWKKAWFLTPADIQKKIQMNLNQGLTEIHIVGGLWRECNLDYYEEVFKQIKTLDPNLHIKALTPVEYDFLSKLHHISIQEVFKKMMSWGLGSLPGGGAEILVEEIRKKIAPGKITSDEYLAIHKQAHLLGLHSNITMLFGHLETYEHIVTHLTKVRDLQDDTNGFRAFIPLKFGEENNALGKRKNALKNKNTPLIYAVSRLFLDNIPHLKILWNYIGIKDALEILRWGGNDLSSTNTEEKIIAMAGGSNLIMNKETMASLILKAGRTPLLTHSGSM
- a CDS encoding menaquinone biosynthesis protein, producing MVHLGIVSYINALPFYLPFKLGVLKTTHTFEYGIPTILNDYLRTEKIEAALTSSIEYLQGSYQLAPDLCIATYQESLSVNLYLRGKLEGGSIGLTHQSATSVILLKILCRHFWNVTPQFFPLIKGKSYDGILMIGDDALKRLTIPHHKTIDLATAWYQMTGLPFVFAVIAIRKGVLFDSKELRQALEWSKIHRQHLVEVAYHQTQLPKLLINHYYDSFHYQLKERELEGLDLFKKLKEDVS
- the ubiE gene encoding bifunctional demethylmenaquinone methyltransferase/2-methoxy-6-polyprenyl-1,4-benzoquinol methylase UbiE; this translates as MYHKSKPESIQAMFASIAKNYDYANTIFSFGCHKMWNRKLIQSVTQANILLDLCSGTGEIGLGFLAKSQNSQAILLDFCPEMLEIAKEKGSAFQKRYRLIEGDAQDIPLETDSVDAVTIAYGIRNVQNPTQCFKEVIRVLKPEGCFAILELTRPSSPFLRFAHKIYLKFFLPFLGKCIAKNIYAYRYLSKSIENFASCNELEGQLRDTGFRKVKIIPLMGGLATLFISTLHKKNPRHISKK
- a CDS encoding HEAT repeat domain-containing protein gives rise to the protein MRLLDDLTIEKKIILTFIFAILNLCSSIIFASYPIEVSGQMLYLLHRGKTALAFENYLKYAKANGEHDFALLQQAGISLLEEGIESDDLETQLMCMFGAGIANSSDLFHILEKGIHAKEPRIQLIALSYLGKQNDDRADELLLEALSSPFLLTKLEGCYQLAKKNHPSVLMHMQSLMVKIPDFVRSLFPQIIIHLDGKEANQYLKQLLSDANIEVRIEAILAIARMRRDDFLPQIRHLASQTHHAQQEACLLALGALQDTLSIPLLKNCLQSYRKEVRLAAAVALYEIGDCEALKLIEEMARLGDLFAITSLGIIKEGRQVLHDMTSHVDRDVRLNASLSLLQLREETSLTEILIPGSRDLGFIAFSSPGRGLKAWKTIPSHHQNTQGYPGVIQQTLALREKVLMESIELPNDQFLKIVKKLIDEKQTQLIPLAAMLLENTGTPESIALLSEGQQKAGEPLIRNYCTLALYRLGQEGPYQQQLINWVKSFGDQLMIQFRESDDENFLPNQHALTPEETSRFLVETFETLAQRQNQAGLEALIYAMAYGNPKNKYALAGLLIRTTE